A region of Candidatus Eisenbacteria bacterium DNA encodes the following proteins:
- the tal gene encoding transaldolase translates to MAENPLIGLHKQGMSIWLDYLDRKIMDSGHLRKLIDEDGIHGETSNPTIFQMGVSQGTEYAEDIARLSGEGRSAEEICWELMIADVRRACDIFRPLYDESDAAHGYVSLELDPTLADETEPSIVQGRELWKRVDRPNLMIKVPATDAGLPVIRTLLSEGMNVNVTLLFAVRRYEQVMDAFFSGLEARRSAGGAVDRIHSVASFFVSRTDTEVDKRLDGIVAARPEKANAAARIRGRVAVAVSRVAYHAFEEHFNSERWRRLAAAGARLQRPLWASTGTKNPAYSDILYVQDLIGPHCVNTVPEKTMNAFRDHGVAKRTLTDENRKDAEETLALISEAGVDIREVTERVLVREGVEKFKVSYRDLLKTIAEAAGRAD, encoded by the coding sequence ATGGCCGAGAATCCCTTGATCGGGCTTCACAAACAGGGAATGAGTATCTGGCTCGACTATTTGGACCGCAAGATCATGGACTCGGGCCATCTGCGGAAGTTGATCGACGAGGACGGCATCCACGGCGAGACATCCAATCCCACCATCTTCCAGATGGGCGTTTCCCAGGGGACCGAGTACGCCGAGGACATCGCCCGGCTCTCCGGCGAGGGACGGAGCGCCGAGGAGATCTGCTGGGAACTGATGATCGCCGACGTCCGGCGCGCCTGCGACATCTTCCGCCCCCTCTACGACGAGAGCGACGCCGCCCACGGCTACGTCAGCCTCGAGCTGGACCCGACCCTCGCCGACGAGACGGAACCGAGCATCGTCCAGGGGCGGGAGCTTTGGAAGCGCGTCGACCGCCCCAACCTGATGATCAAGGTCCCCGCCACCGATGCCGGCCTCCCCGTCATCCGGACGCTCCTCTCCGAAGGGATGAACGTGAACGTCACGCTCCTCTTCGCGGTGCGCCGCTACGAACAGGTGATGGACGCCTTCTTCTCCGGCCTCGAAGCGCGCCGCTCCGCGGGCGGGGCCGTCGACCGGATCCACTCGGTGGCGAGTTTCTTCGTGAGCCGCACCGACACGGAGGTGGACAAGCGACTCGACGGGATCGTCGCGGCGCGGCCGGAGAAAGCGAACGCCGCGGCGCGCATCCGCGGGCGCGTGGCGGTGGCGGTGTCGCGCGTCGCCTATCACGCCTTCGAAGAACACTTCAACAGTGAACGTTGGCGTCGTCTCGCCGCGGCCGGCGCCCGCCTGCAGCGCCCCCTCTGGGCGAGCACGGGGACCAAAAATCCCGCCTATTCGGACATCCTCTACGTGCAGGACCTGATCGGCCCGCACTGCGTCAACACGGTCCCGGAAAAGACGATGAACGCCTTCCGCGACCACGGCGTCGCGAAGCGCACCCTGACCGACGAGAACCGGAAAGACGCCGAGGAAACCCTGGCGCTCATCTCCGAGGCGGGCGTGGACATCCGGGAAGTTACCGAGCGCGTTCTCGTGCGCGAGGGGGTCGAAAAGTTCAAGGTTTCCTACCGAGACCTTTTGAAGACGATCGCCGAGGCGGCGGGACGGGCCGATTGA